Genomic window (Rosa chinensis cultivar Old Blush chromosome 6, RchiOBHm-V2, whole genome shotgun sequence):
GGTTACAGGTGTGCAAGAAAGCTTAGACAGGTTTGGATCTATATGAAGCAATATTGTCAAAGTCGGGTTACAGGTGTGCAAGAAAGCTTAGACAGGTTTGGATCTATATGAAGCAATATTGTCAAAGTCGGGTTACAGGTGTGCAAGAAAGCTTAGACAAAATTAAACAGCTGAAATAGACTGGTCTGAGATGATAATAAATTCCCAGATTACCAGGCTAGTCTTGAAGAATAGTAAGCGACAAGGTGTCCATTGCTTTTCTATTATGTAGAAACTGTCTCATTAGCTTTCATGGAATGGAGTTTTTTATTTGATTACTTCTGAGCAATTCAAGCTTTACCCAACTAGTTCATTAGCTTCAATATTAAGCTTGTATAACTTGTAAACTTTACGCAAATAATCATTACTCCCAAGAAACCCAATGGGACTAATGGAGTCCTTAAAGAAAAACATGGAGGATCCAAAGCTCTTAATCATATACCGATCAAATAAAGAAACTCAAAATCTCTACATCAAATCTCTAATTAAAGAATCCACATGGAAAAACCCTGAAAAATCAAACATATTATGATACAGTACAGACTACAGAGAAGGTACAAAGATCATGTATTTCATATTTCATTAGATCATGTATTTCATATTTCATTATGTACAAACTACTAGCTTTTTACCTAGTTATCTAGACAACAAACAGTTTAAACATCACAACTTTTTGGTTCTTTGGCAGAGAAAACAGAGTACTCTGACCTTGAAACAGAGTACTTATATAAGCCAGCTATCTCGGAAAATGGACTGAAACTGCAGCAGAACCAGCAAGAGCACAATGACAGCAGCAACACCCCACGGTGAGCTCCCCTCCGACGGACGGTTGTGGGTTCTACGACGTTGTTCCCAGGGTGACATGGCAAAGAGCCAATCCGGCTCCATAGATGAGAGCCACTGAACAATGAGAAGTAGGACTATTGGTGTGACCAAAAGGACCCAGTTGAACTGTGATTCAGCTTCTTCCACAGCTGACTCGTAGGAGGAGTACCATGAGAAGCCCAGAAAGACTGAGAGTACTGCAAGGATTATGAGAACTGGGTAGGGTAGAGGGTTTAGGGAGAACCCTTCTAAGAGCGCAGAggt
Coding sequences:
- the LOC112170222 gene encoding uncharacterized protein LOC112170222, encoding MAYGRRNQTSALLEGFSLNPLPYPVLIILAVLSVFLGFSWYSSYESAVEEAESQFNWVLLVTPIVLLLIVQWLSSMEPDWLFAMSPWEQRRRTHNRPSEGSSPWGVAAVIVLLLVLLQFQSIFRDSWLI